The region CGCTAACTTATGATCAACACGGAAATGTGAACGGCCAACAGCTGTTCCTGGAGAAATATTCCGTATTGGTTAAGCGTATTGCTCATCACTTAATTGGGCGATTACCTCCAAGCGTCCTTATTGAAGATTTAATCCAAGCAGGCATGGTTGGCCTGCTGGAAGCACAGCGTAACTACGACGGGACTAAAGGCGCCAGCTTTGAAACCTACGCAGGAATTCGAATTCGTGGAGCTATGCTCGACGATATTCGACGTGGTGACTGGGTACCACGCTCGGTTCATCGGGTGAATCGAGAAATTAGCCAGGCTATCTCAACATTAGAAGGCGAGCTCAACAGGGATCCTTCTGATTCTGAAATAGCAAAGTATTTGGGGATGTCGCTAGAACAGTACCACGGTGCACTCAACGATATTAACTGTTCGCGAATAGTTGGTATGGAAGATTTGGGTGTCGCTGATGACGCTATCTCACCCATTGACGATGATGAAGATAATTCACCATTCAAGGGTGTTGCCGATGAATCGTTTCGAAAAGCATTAGTTGAATCAATAAAATCACTTCCAGAGCGTGAAGCTTTGGTACTTTCGCTCTATTATGATGAAGAACTAAACTTGAAAGAAATTGGTGAAGTCATCGGTGTTAGTGAATCTCGCGTCAGCCAGATACTCAGCCAATCAATGCAGCGTCTACGAACAAAGTTGAGTTCTTGGACAGAAAATGACTAAATATCACTGAATTTGAACTCAGTGGAGGCAATTTTGAATAAAAACATGAAGATCCTTATTGTTGATGACTTCTCAACAATGCGCCGTATTGTAAAGAACCTTCTTCGTGATCTTGGCTTCAACAACACCCAAGAAGCTGATGACGGTTTAACGGCATTGCCAATGCTTAAGAAAGGGGATTTTGACTTTGTAGTGACTGACTGGAACATGCCAGGCATGCAAGGTATCGACCTGCTTAAAAATATTCGTGCTGATGAAGAGCTTAAGCATCTTCCTGTTCTTATGATCACTGCTGAAGCAAAACGCGAACAGATCATTGAAGCAGCTCAAGCAGGTGTTAACGGCTATATTGTGAAACCATTCACAGCAGCAACGCTGAAAGAAAAACTAGACAAAATCTTTGAGCGTCTATAAGCGCCTTTGTTCGTCGCAAAAGGTGATCTATTCATTAAGCTTATAGAGGCTACTCAGAATGATTTCATTAGAACAAGCCAAAGAACTCGTTCAACTCGTTGAAAACGGTTTACAAGATGAAGCAACAGCTTTAGTCGCGCAAATGAACCTTGCTCAGCACAGTGAGGATTTGCAAGAGGTCGTTAAGCGAGATCCAATGCTCCAGGAAATCGGGACGCTGACCCGTGAATTACATGATTCACTTAAGCATTTTCATATTGATGATCGCATGACTGAAATCGCTAACGATGAAATTCCTGATGCACGTGATCGACTAAACTATGTGATTGAAAAAACGGAAGTCGCTGCGAACAAAACCATGGACGCAGTTGATTGTTGTATGCCTATCGCTGATCGTATGCACGAGAGTTTGCTGCAGGTTCGCCCACAGTGGAATCAACTGATGCACGGTAAGATTGATTTGGTCGAATTCAAAACACTATGTCACCGGATCGATGACTTACTTTCTCTAGTGGAAGGTGACAGTAGTGAATTGCGTGGCCAATTAACCGAGATCTTGATGGCTCAAGATTTCCAAGACTTAACCGGGCAGATCATTCGACGCGTCATAACATTAGTCAGCGAAGTGGAAAAACGCTTGGTTGATATTCTTACAGTGTTTGGGACAACTCAAACCGACAATAAAGCGGATAATAAGGATAAATCAGCAACTGAAGCTGAGGGTCCAATTATGAATCCTCATGAGCGAGAAGATGCTGTGGCATCGCAAGACGAAGTAGACGATTTGTTATCGAGTCTTGGTTTTTAGGGGTAACGTATGAGCTACGAATTAGACGAGGACATTCTTCAAGACTTTCTGGTAGAAGCGGGTGAAATACTCGAATTGCTGTCAGAGCAATTGGTTGAACTAGAAAACAATCCTGAAGATAAAGATCTTTTAAACGCGATTTTCCGCGGCTTTCATACCGTTAAAGGCGGAGCCGGGTTCTTGTCATTGACCGAATTGGTTGAGACTTGCCACGGTGCTGAAAACGTGTTCGATACATTACGTAACGGGCAACGTAGCGTTTCTCCTAATTTAATGGATACCATGCTTCGTGCACTTGATACCGTTAACGAACAGTTTAGTGCCGTGCAAGAACGTGAACCTCTCCAAGCTGCCGATCCTAGTTTGCTTGATGAACTGCATCACTTGAGTCGCCCTCAATCAGAAGATGAGGATGACACAGCTGACGTCGTAGAAGACGTAGCAATGGAAGATGAAGCAGTCGAAGAATTTGAAGAAGAAGTGTTGATTGAAGAAGAACCTGTGGTTGAAGAGCCAGTGGTTGAAGCACCTGCAGCGGCGCAAAAGCCCGCAAAAGCAGTGGATGCCAACTCAATTGACGAAATTACTCAAGACGAATTCGAAAAACTCCTTGATGAATTGCACGGTAAAGGTTCTGCACCAGGTCATAAGGCTGAAGCAAAACCTGCCGCTCCTGCGGCTGCGCCAGCAAAACCAGCGGCAGCTTCCACTGCAAGCGGTGACATCACGGATGACGAGTTTGAAAAATTGCTTGATGAGTTGCATGGAACTGGAAAAGGCCCTGCTAACTCGGACAAACCTCATGAACCTGTAGCAGCGGCTCCTGCGGCTCCGGCTGCACCAAAACAACCAGCAAAACCGGCAGCAAAAGCACCTTCTTCAATGGACGGTGACTTGATGACGGATGATGAGTTTGAAAAGCTGCTGGATGAATTGCACGGTACTGGGAAAGGTCCATCTGTTGATGAACTAGAAGCAGCAACTAAACCTGTTTCACAAAATCCAAAACCAGCCGCGGCTGCCAAACCAGCTCCCGCAGCTAAGCCAGCTGAAAAGCCTGCAGCGAAACCCGCAGCTCCTGTAGCGAAAGCGGCACCAAAACCTGCGCCTGCAGAAAAGAGTGCTCCTCCTGCGAAAGTAGCTGCCTCTTCATCTGACGCAGAAGATAAGCAAGCTGTCGCGAAGAAAGGGTCAGCTCAACAAGCTGATACCACTGTTCGTGTTGATACCTCAACACTCGACATCATTATGAACATGGTGGGTGAGTTGGTGCTAGTGCGTAACCGCTTACTTAGCCTTGGTTTGAACAGCAACGACGAAGAAATGTCGAAAGCAGTGGCTAACTTAGACGTAGTAACTGCAGACCTGCAGGGCGCGGTAATGAAAACCCGCATGCAGCCAATTAAGAAAGTATTTGGCCGTTTCCCTCGCGTGGTTCGTGACTTGGCGCGTAGCCTAGAAAAAGACATTGCTTTGGAATTACGTGGCGAAGAGACCGATTTGGATAAAAACTTGGTGGAAGCTCTGGCTGACCCATTGATCCACTTGGTGCGTAACTCGGTTGACCACGGGATTGAGATGCCAGATGTTCGTGAGCAATCTGGTAAACCTCGTACCGGTAAAGTGATTCTGTCTGCGTCACAAGAAGGCGACCATATTGAACTGGCCATCATCGATGATGGTGCTGGTATGGATCCGCAGAAGTTACGTAGTATCGCGGTGAAACGCGGCATGATGGATGAAGACGCTGCATCTCGTTTGTCAGATAAAGAATGTTTCAACTTGATTTTCATGCCTGGCTTCTCAAGTAAAGAGAAGATTTCCGATATCTCTGGTCGTGGTGTAGGGATGGACGTAGTAAAAACTGCGATTAATACCCTAAACGGTTCGATTGATATCGATTCAGAAATGGGCAAGGGAACCAAGATTACGATTAAAGTTCCGCTAACGTTGGCGATTCTTCCAACCTTGATGGTTGGTGTCGGTGGTCATCCATTTGCCCTACCGCTAGCAAGCGTGAATGAAATTTTCCATTTAGATTTGGGTCGTACTAACGTGGTTGACGGACAATTGACGATTATTGTTCGTGATAAATCTATCCCACTGTTCTACTTACAAAACTGGTTGGCACCACAGAAAGGTCGTAAGGCTGCTCGCAAAGGCCAAGGCTTAGGTCACGTCGTGATTGTCCAAATTGGCAGCCAACGTGTTGGTTTTGTTGTAGATACCTTGATTGGTCAAGAAGAAGTGGTGATTAAGCCTCTGGATAAATTGCTGCAAGGTACTCCAGGTATGGCGGGTGCGACGATTACTAGTGACGGTCACATTGCGTTAATTCTCGATGTGCCGGATCTGCTTAAGCAGTACGCGGCTGCTTCACGAATCTAAGTGACCATATAAAACTATAAGGATAACTATGGCGATTAGAGTGCTAGTTGTTGATGACTCAAGCTTTTTCCGACGTCGAGTAAGCGAGATCATCAACTCTGAACCGCGGTTAGAAGTCATTGATGTGGCGGTTAACGGCAAAGAAGCAGTGGATAAAGCACTGAGTCTTAAGCCGGATGTGATCACCATGGATGTGGAGATGCCAGTGATGGATGGGATCACTGCTGTGCGTGAAATCATGGCAAAAGGTCCTATTCCAATCCTAATGTTCTCTTCACTGACCCATGAGGGCGCAAAAGCAACATTAGATGCTTTAGATGCAGGTGCTTTGGATTTCTTACCAAAGAAATTTGAAGACATTGCACGTAACCGTGATGAGGCTGTCAGTGTCCTGCAACAGCGGGTGCTTGAGATTGCGTCGAAGAAAGGGCTAATGCGTCGTGCGTCTATCAGTCGCCCGACACCGACGATGTCGTCATTATCAACGACAACAAGCCCATTCGATCGTACTCAACGTCCAAGTGTGACGCCGACGGCTCCAGCAAGACCAAGCAGTGCATCGCTTGGTCGCTTTAAAGCCACAGGGAAAAAATATCAACTGACCGCGATTGGAACATCAACCGGTGGTCCAGTCGCTTTGCAGAAAATATTGACTAAGCTTCCGGGTAACTATCCACACCCTATCGTGCTTGTGCAGCACATGCCTGCAACATTTACGGCAGCGTTTGCCAGCCGTCTTAATTCACTGTGTCAAATTGAAGTGAAAGAAGCGGAAGACGGTGATGTGCTGCGTCCTGGCGTTGCCTATTTAGCACCAGGTGGCAAACAGATGATGTTGGAAGGTCGTCCTGGTGCGGCTAAGCTGCGCATTCTTGATGGTGGCGATCGCATGAACTACAAACCTTGCGTTGACGTCACCTTTGGTTCGGCAGCAAAAGTGTTTGGCGACAAAGTGCTTTCTATGATCCTGACTGGGATGGGCGCTGATGGTCGTGATGGCGCGCGGATGCTAAAAGAAGCGGGTTCGACGATTTGGGCTCAAGATGAAGAAAGCTGTGTGGTGTATGGCATGCCACAAGCGGTCGCTAAAGCGGGTATTTCATCGGAAGACTTGCCTCTAGATCGAATCTCTGAACGTATGTTAGTGGAAGTCGGTCTAGGATAAGGGTACTGCATGATTGTTTGGAGTGTCGCGAACCAGAAAGGTGGGGTGGGTAAAACCACAACCACCATTACATTAGCTGGTTTGTTGAGTAAACAGGGTAAGCGCGTGTTGCTGGTGGATACCGATCCCCATGCATCCTTAACCACCTATTTGGGGTTTGATTCTGATGCCGTGCCTGCCAGTTTGTTTGACTTGTTTCAACTGACAGATTTTACTGAGCAAGCGGTTGGTCCGCTGATTTTACGCACTGATATTCAGGGTATTGATATTATTCCCGCACACATGTCGTTAGCAACACTCGATCGTGTGATGGGGAACCGTAGTGGTATGGGCTTGATTTTAAAGCGTGCTTTGCTCGCGCTGCGTAAGCGATACGACTACGTGCTCATCGATTGTCCGCCGATTCTCGGCGTAATGATGGTCAATGCACTAGCTGCCAGTGATCGTATTTTGATTCCGGTGCAAACGGAATTTTTGGCGATGAAAGGGCTAGAACGCATGGTGCGCACCTTAGCTATCATGCAGAAGTCGCGTAATAAAGAGTTTAAAGTGACGATCGTGCCAACCATGTACGATAAACGTACCAGAGCATCATTGCAGACTTTGACTCAATTGAAACGTGATTACCCTGACAAAGTTTGGACATCAGCGGTTCCGATCGATACTAAGTTTCGTGACGCGAGTCTAAAGCGCTTACCTGCATCGCATTTTGCAGAGGGCAGCCGTGGCGTTTTTGCTTATAAGCAACTATTACTGCATTTAGAGAGGCTAGCGATCGATGAGTAGTGCGCCGCACCTGTCGAGTGAACAGGCGTTAGATGACTATTTTACAGCACTGCTTTCTGAAGAGTGGGGAGATGAAGATTTCTCTGCTCCGAAAAAAAACGAAGCGGCACCTGAACTTGCTCGTAAGGCTGCGCCAGTAGAAGAACCGTATTCATCTTCGATGCTGTTTGTTGATGATGAAGACATTGAAGAGTTACCAGGCGCGAATCTGGAAGAAGTTCAGAGACTGCTTAATCAGTTAGAACAGAGTAACCCTGTAGCAGAGCTTCATCTCGATGAGATGATGGAGCAAAACACGGTTGAGATTGCTCAAGAGCCTGTACAAACCGAACCTGTTATTGATGAGATTCAGGAATGGGATGTTGAGACGCTAACTGAAGATGACGAGGGTGAACCTCATCATCACACGGTTGAAGTGATCGTAGAACCTCAAGAAGAGATTGCAGAAACTGTAATTGAAGAGACTTGGGTTGCACAAACCGAAGTTGAAACAGAAACCGAATTGGAATCACAATGGCAAGAAACTGTTGTTGAAACCAGCGCGGTGGAACCGGAAATTGTTGTTGAAGAACAGGTTAAACCTCAAACTCAAACCGGTGGTTTGGATTTGGAAAACTGGCAAAATCCGGTACGCCATAATGCCTTTCAGGTGCTTTATTTTGACGTCAACGGTGTGACGTTTGCGGTTCCTCTTGATGAGCTCGGGGGCATACATCGCAAAACAAGTCTTAACCATTTGATTGGTCGACCTGCTTGGTATCTTGGTCTTCAAACTCAACGTGATGCTCAATTGGATGTGGTTGATACCGCCAAATGGGTAATGGCTGAGAAGCTGCACGATGAGAGCTATAAAGAGGCATACCAGTATATTGTTATGCTCGGTGAAAGTATGTGGGGGCTGGCTTGTTCACAATTGATGGGCACAGAGCTTCTTAAAAGTGAACAGGTGCGCTGGCGAGAGCAAGTGGGTAAACGGCCTTGGCTAGCGGGCATGGTAAAAGAAAAAATGTGTGCTTTGATCCATGTTGATGCATTGATAGCTATGCTTAATGCAGGGCTCGATGTGAAAGCGCTCGATAAATAGTTTTTTTGGTCGGAGACGACGTAGAGAGGAAAAGGTATGTCTCAAAACGTAGAAGTGAGAAAAGAGAACTCCAATGACGAAGTGCTTCAGTGGGTAACATTCCAACTAGAAGAAGAGACTTACGGCATTAACGTAATGCAAGTACGTGAAGTACTGCGTTACACTGAGATCGCTCCTGTACCTGGTGCGCCAGATTATGTTTTAGGTATCATCAACCTTCGTGGTAACGTTGTCACCGTTATTGATACCCGTGCTCGTTTCGGCTTGATGCAGGGCGAGATTACCGATAACACCCGTATTATCGTGATTGAATCTGAACGTCAAGTTATCGGTATCCTAGTTGATAGCGTGGCTGAAGTGGTTTATCTGCGTTCTTCTGAAATTGATACTACACCAAGCGTGGGTACCGATGAGAGTGCTAAATTCATTCAAGGGGTTAGCAACCGCGATGGTAAGTTGTTGATTCTTGTTGACTTGAATAAACTACTGACCGACGAAGAATGGGATGAAATGGCTCACATGTAATGAATATGTGGTCATGGATGAATCCTCCTGTCATTGCAGGGGGATTTGTATTAATTCTAGTTTTGCTGATTATGATCTTGCTTCAAGTCCGCCGCGAGTTGACTAAGCAGGGTGATGGTTTACGTCAGCAGAATCGGGCGTTAGATAAAGAATTGGCGAAAGCAAATAAACAGTTGCTTGAAGTCCGTTCTGTGGTTGTGGGTTTAGGACAGCGTGTCTCCGAGCAACAAGACATCATTTCTCATTTAAATGAGCGCATTATGGCCTTGGAAAACGAAGATAACGATGCTCGCTTATATAGCCGTGCGACCAAAATGGTGAAATTGGGTGCTGACGTTGATGAGCTTATCTCTGAATGCGAATTGCCAAAAGCGGAAGCGGAATTGATGATGTCGCTGCAAAACAAACTTGCAGGGCGTGAAGCGGTTCCACCATTAACCAGTAATCCAGATGGGCAGCACGACGATTCTCCAACGCGCCGACCTATTCGAAGAAAGCCTTAATCTCTGAGCCGCTGTTGATAAGCCTACATGGGCTAGGTTTATCAACAGCGGTTTTCTTTTTATCCTCCTCGTTTGTTTGCTGAATACTTTTGTTAATAAAAATCGATTTTGTGAATTTTTAGTAAAATAAAATGATGTAAATCGATGATTTGACGGGGTTAAGAGCTGTCTCGGTAGCTTCTCATTGTGGTAACATGGCGTGATATTTCATCCTAAGAGATCTCTATGCTCACTGTTAATAATCTGAGTGTCATACGTGATGACCTTCCTTTATTTCAATCGCTCTCCTTCACATTAGAAGCGGGGGATATTTTGCAAATTGAAGGGGAGAACGGTGCAGGGAAAACCACACTGTTGCGGATTATTGCTGGCCTAGGGAAAAGCCATTCAGGAGAGGTGTTGTGGCATGGCGAACCTATTGCTTCACAACGCGATACCTATCACCAAGCGATGCTTTTTATTGGTCATTTACCCGGAATTAAGCGTGAACTGACCGCATTAGAAAACTTACGGTTTTACCAAAAGATGGTCGGAAAAGTGACATCCGAAGAGACGCTACTGACGGTGCTGGCCAAAGTGGGTTTAGTGGGACGTGAAGATTTGGCTGTGTCTCAATTATCAGCAGGACAGCAGCGTCGCGTTGCCTTAGCCCGATTATGGTTAAGCGACCATCCGTTGTGGATTTTGGATGAGCCATTAGCCGCCATTGATAAACAAGGGGTAAAAGTACTGGAAGCTCTGTTTGTCCAACACGCACAGCAAGGTGGCATGGTGCTTTTAACCACTCACCAAGCTCTGATCAATGATCATCGATTACTGAAAACGCTGCGCTTGGAGAAGCACTCATGATGCAAGCTCTGCTGGCGCTTTTATCTCGTGAACTTCTCATCGCTTATCGCCGCTTAGCCGAAGTGTTTAACCCATTATGGTTTTTCGTTTTGGTGATCACCTTATTTCCTCTCAGTGTGGGGCCAGATCCGCAAATGCTCCAACGAATTGCGCCGGGTATCATTTGGGTCGCCGCGTTATTGTCGGCTCTGCTCTCTTTAGAGCGACTGTTTCGTGACGATTTCACTGATGGCTCGCTTGAACAATTAATGCTGACGCCGGTTTCGTTACCGCTGATTGTGATCACCAAAATCGTAGCGCACTGGATTTTAACCGGATTACCCCTGTTACTCATCAGCCCTTTGCTTGCTGTATTGCTATCCTTAGATGTCAGGACCTGGTGTGCTGTTGCATTAACCTTGTTGCTGGGAACGCCTGCATTAAGTTTTATTGGTGCTATTGGGGTTGGTTTAACGGTTGGTTTACGTAAAGGGGGAGTGCTACTGAGTTTGTTAGTGCTGCCACTGTTTATTCCCGTATTGATCTTTGCTACCTCGGCGGTCGATGCGGCTGCCATGGGGATGGCGTATTTAGGTCAGCTCGCCATTTTGGCAGCAATTTTAGTATTGGCGATTGTATTGGCACCTTTTGCGATTAGTGCTGCCTTACGTATTAGTGTGCGATAGATGTGCGATAGAGCTTGGTGGTCACGTGCAGGTGATGCCACCAGCCACTGCAGATGAAAGCCATAGAGATAACTATCTTTACGGCCGTCAAAAAAACAAAGATAAAACAATAACTCCAAGTATGGAGAGCTCGGATGGCCTTTATCAAAATGAGGCGTATCGAGGAAGCAATGAAAGTGAGATTCAACTATGTGGAAATGGCTTCACCCTTATGCCAAGCCAGAGACTGCTTATCGTCTGTGTGGCTGGTGGTTACCTTGGTTTAGTATCGCAGCGGCAATATTTCTCTGTGTCGGTACGGTATGGGGCCTAGCGTTTGCGCCCGCCGATTATCAGCAGGGCAACAGTTTTCGAATTATCTATCTGCATGTGCCAGCGGCAATGTGGTCGATGGGGATCTATGTTGCAATGGCGATTGCCGCACTGATTACCATTGTGTGGCAGATAAAAATGGCTAATTATGTGGCGATAGCCATTGCGCCGATTGGCGCGGTGATGACGTTTATTGCGCTAGTGACGGGTTCCATTTGGGGTAAACCTATGTGGGGCACTTGGTGGGTGTGGGACGCACGCCTCACTTCAGAACTGATTCTGCTGTTTCTCTATTTGGGGGTTATCGCCCTCTATCATGCCTTTGATAATACCGATACCGGCTCGGATGCAGCCAATATTCTAGCGCTCGTTGGGGTGATTAATATCCCAATCATTCACTACTCGGTACAGTGGTGGAATACTTTACATCAGGGCGCGACCATTACTCGTTTTGCTAAGCCTGCCATGGCGTTAGATATGTTGTGGCCATTACTCATTAATATCCTCGGTTTTGCTTTTTTCATTGGCGCAGTGGCATTGCTCAGAGTGCGTAATGAAATACTGAGCCAAGAACGCCATCGTCCTTGGGTGGTCGCTATGGCAACCAAAAGCATCGCAAAGGAGGGCGCATAACATGTTTTTTGCCTCTATGAATGACTTTTGGTTAATGGGGGGCTATGCCGCCTATGTATGGAGTGCGGTGGGGATTACTCTTTGCTCCATGCTGATACTGGTTTGGAATAGCCTGCGTCGTCGGCGCAAAATTTTGCGTGATGTGACAGAGAGATTGGCCCGTCAAGCGCGGGTAGCCCAAGCGAAAAACATGGAAAACACGTTATGAATCCAAGACGTAAAAAGCGCCTGATTGTGGTGACCAGCATTGTGGTTGCCGTGGCGATAGCCTTGAGTCTGGTGATGTATGCTTTGAACCAGAATATGAATCTATTTTATACGCCAAGCCAAATTGTTTACGGTCGTGATGGGCATGTTCCCCAAGTCGGTGAACGTTTACGTATCGGTGGCATGGTGGTCGTTGGTTCAGTACATCGTGATCCAAACTCGCTTAAAGTCACTTTTCAGCTCCACGATATCGGCCCTTCAGTGACAGTGGAATACGAAGGAATTTTGCCAGATTTGTTTCGTGAGGGACAAGGTATTGTGGCGCAAGGGGTATTGACGAGCAGTGATACTGTAAAAGCGGTAGAAGTGTTGGCAAAACACGATGAAAACTATATGCCGCCAGATGTTCAAGAAGTGATGAAGAATAATCATGCCTTTATCCAAGCTCAGAAAAATTCAGCCAGTGCGGCGGCGGTGCAACCATGATTGCCGAGCTAGGACATATCGCCCTTATCTTGGGTTGGGGTATCGCGCTACTGCTGAGCGTTTTACCTTTAGTGGGGGCCAAATATCAAAGCGCTAGCTTGATGGCCTGTGCAAGACCATTAGCTACAGCACTGTTTACCTTTATTGCACTCTCCTTTATCGCCTTAGCTTGGGCGTTTTACAGTAACGATTTTACGCTGCAATACGTGGCGCAAAACTCGAACAGTCAATTGCCTTGGTATTATCGCGTGACGGCCGTATGGGGCGCTCATGAAGGTTCTTTATTGCTCTGGGTGTTTATCCAAAGCGCGTGGACGTTAGCGGTTGCTCGTGGCAGCCGTGCTCTACCGATAGATGCGGTGGCGCGTGTTTTGGCGATTATGGGGATGATCAGTGTTGGATTTTTGACGTTTATCCTCCTGACGTCTAACCCATTTACTCGCACCTTACCTTACTTCCCAGTGGATGGACGCGACCTTAATCCACTGTTGCAAGATCCTGGACTGATTATTCACCCTCCGATGTTGTATACCGGCTACGTAGGTTTTTCGGTGGCTTTTGCCTTCGCTATCACGGCGTTGATGACAGGAAAATTGGATACGGTTTGGGCGCGTTGGTCTCGACCTTGGACAACGGCAGCGTGGATGTTTCTCACCGTGGGGATCTGTTTGGGGTCATGGTGGGCCTATTACGAACTTGGCTGGGGCGGCTGGTGGTTTTGGGACCCGGTGGAAAACGCATCATTAATGCCTTGGCTTGCTGGAACCGCGTTGCTCCATTCTCTTGCGGTCAGTGAAAAACGCGGCACGTTTAAAGCGTGGACCGTATTACTGGCAATTTGCGCTTTCTCCCTCAGTCTACTCGGGACATTTTTGGTGCGTTCCGGCATTTTGGTTTCAGTGCATGCCTTTGCTTCAGATCCTTCCCGCGGGTTATTTATTTTGAGTTTACTGGTGATTGTCATTGGTGGCTCACTGCTCCTGTTCGCTTTAAAAGGCGGGGCAATTCGCGTGCAAACTCAGTTTGCGCTGTTATCGCGGGAAAACGCATTGTTACTGAATAACATCCTGCTGATGTGTGCTTTGGTGATTGTGTTATTGGGCACCTTGCTGCCGTTAGTGCATAAGCAGCTAGGTTTAGGCTCGGTTTCCATTGGTGCTCCTTTCTTTAATGTGATGTTTGCTTGGTTAATGCTGCCATTTGCGCTGATTTTGGGTATTAGCCCGCTGATCCGTTGGAAGCGCGAGCAGGGAGCGCAATTGATCAAGCCTATGATTATCTCAGGTGTTTTGGCCTTGATCTTAGGCGGTTTGATGCTGACGCTTTTTGCCGACCATCTTCGCCCGATGGCGATGATGGGCTGGGTACTCGCATGGTGGATAGTGTTGCTTCATTGCTATGAGATCTATCTTCGTGCGACCCATCGCCACAGTTTTAGGCAAGGTGTGACTAAGCTACCGCGCAGTCACTGGGCGATGTGGTTTGCTCACTTAGGGTTGGCGGTAACCATCATCGGTGTGGCCATGATTGAAAACTATGGCGTGGAGAAAGATCTGCGTTTAGCGCCTGGGCAGCAGGTCACTGTCGCTGGTTATCAGTTCGAATTTGAAGGACTGCAAAATATCCAAGGACCAAACTACAGCGGCTACGAAGGCAAATTTACGATTCGAGTTGATAGCAAGTGGGTCAACACGTTATATGCGCAAAAACGTTTTTATCCGGTGGCGCGGTCGATGATGACGGAAGCTGCGATTGATCGTGGTGTGACTCGTGATCTTTACCTAGCGCTAGGAGAGTCATTGGGCTCTGAAGGCGCTTGGGCGGTGCGGATTTATTACAAACCCTTTATTCGTTGGATTTGGGGTGGTGCACTGCTTATGGCGTTTGGCGGATTATTGGCGATAACTGATC is a window of Vibrio porteresiae DSM 19223 DNA encoding:
- a CDS encoding chemotaxis protein CheW, which translates into the protein MSSAPHLSSEQALDDYFTALLSEEWGDEDFSAPKKNEAAPELARKAAPVEEPYSSSMLFVDDEDIEELPGANLEEVQRLLNQLEQSNPVAELHLDEMMEQNTVEIAQEPVQTEPVIDEIQEWDVETLTEDDEGEPHHHTVEVIVEPQEEIAETVIEETWVAQTEVETETELESQWQETVVETSAVEPEIVVEEQVKPQTQTGGLDLENWQNPVRHNAFQVLYFDVNGVTFAVPLDELGGIHRKTSLNHLIGRPAWYLGLQTQRDAQLDVVDTAKWVMAEKLHDESYKEAYQYIVMLGESMWGLACSQLMGTELLKSEQVRWREQVGKRPWLAGMVKEKMCALIHVDALIAMLNAGLDVKALDK
- a CDS encoding chemotaxis protein CheW, whose translation is MSQNVEVRKENSNDEVLQWVTFQLEEETYGINVMQVREVLRYTEIAPVPGAPDYVLGIINLRGNVVTVIDTRARFGLMQGEITDNTRIIVIESERQVIGILVDSVAEVVYLRSSEIDTTPSVGTDESAKFIQGVSNRDGKLLILVDLNKLLTDEEWDEMAHM
- a CDS encoding DUF2802 domain-containing protein → MNMWSWMNPPVIAGGFVLILVLLIMILLQVRRELTKQGDGLRQQNRALDKELAKANKQLLEVRSVVVGLGQRVSEQQDIISHLNERIMALENEDNDARLYSRATKMVKLGADVDELISECELPKAEAELMMSLQNKLAGREAVPPLTSNPDGQHDDSPTRRPIRRKP
- the ccmA gene encoding cytochrome c biogenesis heme-transporting ATPase CcmA; translated protein: MLTVNNLSVIRDDLPLFQSLSFTLEAGDILQIEGENGAGKTTLLRIIAGLGKSHSGEVLWHGEPIASQRDTYHQAMLFIGHLPGIKRELTALENLRFYQKMVGKVTSEETLLTVLAKVGLVGREDLAVSQLSAGQQRRVALARLWLSDHPLWILDEPLAAIDKQGVKVLEALFVQHAQQGGMVLLTTHQALINDHRLLKTLRLEKHS
- the ccmB gene encoding heme exporter protein CcmB; the protein is MMQALLALLSRELLIAYRRLAEVFNPLWFFVLVITLFPLSVGPDPQMLQRIAPGIIWVAALLSALLSLERLFRDDFTDGSLEQLMLTPVSLPLIVITKIVAHWILTGLPLLLISPLLAVLLSLDVRTWCAVALTLLLGTPALSFIGAIGVGLTVGLRKGGVLLSLLVLPLFIPVLIFATSAVDAAAMGMAYLGQLAILAAILVLAIVLAPFAISAALRISVR
- a CDS encoding heme ABC transporter permease codes for the protein MWKWLHPYAKPETAYRLCGWWLPWFSIAAAIFLCVGTVWGLAFAPADYQQGNSFRIIYLHVPAAMWSMGIYVAMAIAALITIVWQIKMANYVAIAIAPIGAVMTFIALVTGSIWGKPMWGTWWVWDARLTSELILLFLYLGVIALYHAFDNTDTGSDAANILALVGVINIPIIHYSVQWWNTLHQGATITRFAKPAMALDMLWPLLINILGFAFFIGAVALLRVRNEILSQERHRPWVVAMATKSIAKEGA
- the ccmD gene encoding heme exporter protein CcmD: MFFASMNDFWLMGGYAAYVWSAVGITLCSMLILVWNSLRRRRKILRDVTERLARQARVAQAKNMENTL
- the ccmE gene encoding cytochrome c maturation protein CcmE; translated protein: MNPRRKKRLIVVTSIVVAVAIALSLVMYALNQNMNLFYTPSQIVYGRDGHVPQVGERLRIGGMVVVGSVHRDPNSLKVTFQLHDIGPSVTVEYEGILPDLFREGQGIVAQGVLTSSDTVKAVEVLAKHDENYMPPDVQEVMKNNHAFIQAQKNSASAAAVQP